In a single window of the Olivibacter sp. SDN3 genome:
- a CDS encoding FecR family protein — protein MKARKYLRQLLWKKPERIACLFPEDDWQSFTTEDKLAETHSEQLLKQIHQRLPLDEQTIPVRETKEIYWPGVTALAATLLPLLMAVVLWKVSLKDPRHVHPANMPVEMAPLWQTHTNSSEEPFSLVLPDSSIVRLYPHSKLKYLSNFSQTIRESYLEGMAVFEVANDPSRPFSVYAGKTKTTALGTTFTVQANKKNELVTIKLHKGKVQVEAEEANQQFSKRILFPGEHFTFNPSVNERTIKKKAQAEEMLESLYSKTGDALFFKNVQLKEVFEILAEEYQVEILTKTNLDLQPIYYTGEVNVTQEEVEEVLEKICLLNSFVLTEEQPRSYKIQPIQ, from the coding sequence ATGAAGGCAAGAAAATATCTCAGGCAATTGTTGTGGAAAAAACCAGAGCGAATAGCATGTCTCTTTCCGGAGGATGACTGGCAGTCGTTCACTACGGAGGATAAACTGGCAGAGACACATTCTGAACAGTTGTTAAAGCAAATCCATCAACGATTGCCCCTCGATGAACAAACCATTCCCGTAAGAGAAACAAAAGAAATCTATTGGCCAGGAGTCACCGCTCTAGCCGCAACACTGTTACCCTTATTGATGGCTGTGGTACTTTGGAAAGTCTCGCTTAAGGATCCGCGGCATGTACATCCGGCCAACATGCCTGTTGAGATGGCACCGCTGTGGCAAACACATACGAATTCTTCAGAAGAACCTTTCAGTTTAGTTTTACCTGATTCATCGATTGTTCGTTTATACCCGCATAGTAAATTGAAATATTTATCTAATTTCTCTCAAACTATCCGTGAAAGTTATTTAGAGGGTATGGCTGTTTTTGAAGTCGCCAATGACCCTAGTAGACCCTTTAGCGTATATGCTGGTAAAACTAAAACAACTGCTCTTGGAACCACCTTTACGGTACAAGCAAATAAAAAAAATGAACTGGTAACCATAAAACTTCATAAAGGCAAGGTGCAAGTGGAAGCTGAAGAAGCCAATCAACAGTTTTCTAAGAGAATCTTATTTCCAGGGGAACATTTTACTTTTAATCCTTCGGTGAATGAGAGGACCATTAAAAAGAAAGCGCAAGCGGAGGAAATGCTCGAGAGCCTATACTCGAAAACTGGAGATGCTTTATTCTTTAAGAATGTTCAACTGAAAGAAGTTTTCGAGATCCTAGCGGAGGAATATCAAGTGGAAATTCTGACAAAAACGAACTTGGACCTGCAACCAATTTATTACACTGGAGAAGTCAACGTTACTCAGGAAGAAGTAGAAGAGGTGTTAGAAAAAATTTGTTTGCTAAACAGCTTTGTACTTACAGAAGAGCAGCCTAGGAGTTATAAAATTCAACCCATACAATAG
- a CDS encoding two-component regulator propeller domain-containing protein encodes MIKFLVLLLFIWPSLLLGQGQIKFDQLGTKEGLSNSSVLSIAQDSSGFIWIGTRYGLNRYDTRSFRIFKQTELDNSLSSSDYLNSMLVDHKGVLWVGTSYGLNRYDDEKEVFQRYNSTSEKRFRLSNDVICSLTEDKDGKLWVGTRGGLNIIQYDDQPILAWSKNIFYALEKAKDGGVWASTNDGIKKISFQHNKLEIDLLSHLNKRLFADDRPFVVATILEDGGGNLWIGTDKKGVFMYNPNNNELRNYRAGTGERYGDHWKSTSKFGRLL; translated from the coding sequence ATGATCAAGTTTTTGGTTCTATTGCTGTTTATATGGCCGTCCTTACTTTTGGGGCAGGGGCAGATCAAGTTCGATCAATTAGGAACCAAAGAGGGTTTGTCAAACAGCTCTGTGCTATCTATTGCGCAAGATTCAAGTGGCTTTATATGGATTGGTACCCGTTACGGACTCAATAGATATGACACTCGAAGCTTCCGCATTTTTAAACAAACTGAGCTGGATAACAGTTTGAGCTCAAGCGATTATTTGAATAGCATGTTGGTAGATCATAAGGGCGTTCTGTGGGTGGGAACTTCTTATGGCTTAAATCGTTATGACGACGAGAAAGAGGTGTTTCAGCGATATAACAGCACTTCGGAAAAAAGATTTCGACTGAGCAATGATGTCATTTGTTCTCTGACAGAGGATAAGGACGGGAAATTATGGGTGGGAACGCGTGGCGGACTAAATATTATTCAATACGATGATCAACCTATTTTGGCTTGGTCTAAAAATATATTTTATGCGCTTGAAAAGGCCAAAGATGGTGGTGTATGGGCCTCTACCAATGATGGAATAAAGAAGATAAGCTTTCAGCATAATAAATTGGAAATTGATTTACTTTCGCATTTAAACAAACGCCTTTTTGCTGATGACAGGCCGTTCGTAGTCGCTACCATTTTGGAAGATGGTGGAGGAAATCTTTGGATCGGTACAGATAAAAAGGGTGTGTTCATGTATAACCCAAATAATAATGAGCTTAGGAACTATAGGGCAGGTACCGGCGAACGGTATGGGGATCATTGGAAATCAACAAGCAAGTTTGGCCGACTATTATAG
- a CDS encoding DUF2264 domain-containing protein, whose product MSLGTIGQVPANGMGIIGNQQASLADYYSNTGSMYLTSLSFLPLGLPESNPFWNSPFSPWTMKKAWNGESIKKDYHVNI is encoded by the coding sequence ATGAGCTTAGGAACTATAGGGCAGGTACCGGCGAACGGTATGGGGATCATTGGAAATCAACAAGCAAGTTTGGCCGACTATTATAGCAATACTGGAAGCATGTACCTAACATCTTTATCCTTTTTACCTTTGGGTTTGCCCGAGAGTAATCCGTTCTGGAACAGCCCATTTTCACCGTGGACGATGAAGAAGGCCTGGAACGGAGAATCGATCAAGAAAGATTATCATGTAAATATTTAA
- a CDS encoding LytTR family DNA-binding domain-containing protein gives MLKCVLLDDELPGLTYIRRLCEQIEDVEVVRAFNNPEKLLKEVGHLDFDVCVLDIEMPGVNGLDVAKILKGKAIIFCTAYKQYAAEAFDLEAIDYVRKPIQRDRLEKAFHKAKIFVDNKKKPISTFVKLNSNRGKTLLNYDDLLYITVADNDKRDKKAFMKNSSEIILKNISFDELIRLLPIKEFIRINRQTIIAVRTIVAYTHETVSTNILDANGKLLQLPLNEHYRKSFMENRRL, from the coding sequence ATGCTTAAGTGTGTGTTGTTAGATGACGAACTGCCCGGACTTACTTACATACGCCGTTTATGTGAACAGATAGAAGATGTGGAAGTGGTAAGAGCCTTTAATAATCCAGAAAAACTTTTAAAAGAGGTGGGACATTTAGATTTTGATGTGTGCGTACTGGATATTGAAATGCCCGGTGTCAACGGGTTAGATGTGGCAAAAATATTAAAAGGGAAAGCAATCATCTTCTGTACTGCCTATAAACAATATGCGGCAGAAGCATTTGATCTTGAAGCAATCGATTATGTGCGAAAACCTATACAGCGGGATCGCTTGGAAAAGGCTTTTCATAAAGCGAAAATCTTTGTCGATAACAAAAAGAAACCAATCAGCACTTTTGTCAAGTTAAATAGTAATAGGGGTAAAACACTACTTAATTATGATGATCTACTTTATATAACTGTTGCGGATAACGACAAGCGCGATAAAAAGGCATTTATGAAGAATAGTTCAGAAATTATCCTAAAGAATATCTCGTTTGATGAACTGATCAGATTGCTGCCAATCAAGGAATTCATAAGGATCAATAGGCAAACGATTATCGCCGTTCGCACAATTGTGGCTTATACACATGAAACGGTAAGTACGAATATCTTGGATGCCAATGGTAAACTTTTACAGTTACCTTTAAACGAGCACTACCGTAAAAGCTTTATGGAGAATAGACGGCTTTGA
- a CDS encoding SusC/RagA family TonB-linked outer membrane protein yields the protein MNVFQHLRSRILLMLCLLALAQQAWAQREKAHVMGLVQDTLGAPLQGVSVKAVNQSTQRSFQTSTSEQGLFSFMSFSDQGMYEFIFSYIGYMSDTLRNYQIVQGKQITLNVKLREEPMGLGEVVVVGYGSSSRSEITGSITSVSSEEFNTGVFNAPSQLLQGKVAGLNITRSGNPNARPAVILRGPSTLRAGAQEPFYVIDGVPGASIDLVAPDDIISIDVLKDAASTAIYGSRAANGVIMVTTRKAKEGASRLSYSTYAAVENISNTIDMMSGDGLRNYLNGYGRSLDEINDDGNNTNWQDEVSRTGISHNHNLSFNGSSQNSSYGASVNYLNNEGIIKGSSLERFIVRGNMEQRAFNDRLKLNLSVTNSNTTSELVPDEVYSNMLTYLPTVAVKRPDGSYMEDFSRTRGYLNPVSLIENNTHQQKTKLFLVNGQATVNILEGLDFTTSVSYQDERIDTNIYRNRFSGLAQNLDGQAIRNTVTNTKKVLESFFNYDRNFGEHGMKILAGYSWQEDRLGDGFQTSNQGFVTDGLSYNNPGLGNPPEGVVVDYGNKRIQVLRLISFYGRVNYQYQNKYLLQASLRQDGSSAFGINNRWGLFPAFSAGWLINRESFMQDIDAISELKLRAGYGVSGNSLGFDAFTSTLLYRSSGRFYYNGSFINAIGPFQNDNPDLKWERTATINLGLDFGLFNNILSGSIDVYDKRTSDLIWTYPVSTTQYFVNTLTANAGEMSNRGVEFTLAASPIRKADFSWTTSVNVSHNTNELVSLSNDNFDLPLIQTAYLNGRGQSGNASQLVQEGRSLGTFYTWRYAGKNEDGISQFYDQEGNLTISPTSNDFYYTGNAQPKLMYGWNNVFKYKNVDLTFFLRGVAGNKILNATLADMNAPNNATQTNIPTFSIGESIDDNNAYFISDRFIESGSYLRMDNAVLGYNFKTKRNNQVRVYAGANNLFIITNYRGIDPEINMGGIEPGIDNRNYYPKTRTFMLGLNLVF from the coding sequence ATGAATGTATTTCAACATCTCAGAAGCCGTATCTTGCTTATGCTTTGCTTGTTAGCTCTAGCCCAACAAGCGTGGGCACAACGAGAAAAAGCCCATGTAATGGGTTTAGTACAAGATACTTTAGGTGCGCCCCTTCAGGGGGTAAGTGTCAAGGCGGTTAACCAAAGTACGCAAAGGAGTTTTCAGACAAGCACTTCAGAGCAGGGGCTGTTTAGCTTTATGAGCTTTTCTGATCAGGGCATGTACGAATTCATATTCAGCTATATTGGCTACATGTCTGACACGCTTAGAAATTATCAAATTGTACAGGGTAAACAAATCACTTTAAATGTTAAACTTCGCGAAGAACCTATGGGACTGGGAGAAGTAGTAGTAGTGGGATATGGAAGCAGTTCCAGAAGTGAGATCACAGGATCGATTACTTCGGTTAGCAGTGAGGAGTTTAATACAGGAGTATTCAACGCACCTAGTCAGTTACTTCAAGGTAAAGTGGCAGGACTAAATATTACCCGCAGCGGTAATCCAAATGCAAGGCCTGCGGTAATCCTGAGAGGTCCATCAACATTGAGGGCCGGTGCGCAGGAGCCTTTCTATGTAATAGATGGAGTGCCTGGCGCCTCTATTGATCTTGTGGCGCCAGATGATATCATTAGTATAGATGTATTAAAAGACGCTGCTTCTACTGCTATCTATGGCTCGAGAGCCGCCAACGGGGTAATCATGGTAACTACAAGAAAGGCCAAAGAGGGAGCGTCACGCCTTTCATACAGCACTTATGCTGCGGTAGAGAATATTTCTAATACTATTGATATGATGTCCGGCGATGGTTTACGTAATTATCTTAACGGATACGGACGGAGTTTGGATGAAATTAACGACGATGGGAACAATACCAACTGGCAGGATGAGGTGAGTCGTACCGGTATTTCCCATAACCATAACCTGTCTTTTAATGGCAGTAGTCAAAATTCTTCTTACGGTGCCAGTGTGAACTACCTGAATAACGAAGGGATTATAAAGGGGTCTTCCCTCGAACGATTCATTGTACGTGGAAACATGGAACAGCGAGCTTTTAACGATCGTCTAAAGCTGAATTTGAGTGTTACGAATAGCAATACCACCAGTGAATTAGTGCCAGATGAGGTTTATAGTAACATGCTTACTTATCTCCCTACTGTTGCTGTAAAAAGGCCAGATGGCTCTTATATGGAAGATTTTAGTAGAACTAGAGGTTATTTGAACCCCGTGTCTTTAATTGAAAACAATACTCATCAACAAAAAACAAAATTGTTTCTAGTCAATGGTCAGGCCACAGTGAATATATTGGAAGGATTGGATTTTACCACTAGCGTTTCTTATCAGGACGAACGTATTGATACCAATATCTATAGGAATAGGTTTTCAGGATTGGCACAGAATCTAGATGGGCAAGCTATAAGGAATACGGTTACCAATACGAAAAAAGTGTTAGAATCTTTTTTTAATTACGACCGTAATTTTGGCGAACACGGCATGAAAATACTCGCGGGGTATTCTTGGCAGGAAGATCGTCTGGGCGATGGTTTTCAGACAAGTAATCAAGGTTTTGTAACCGATGGTTTATCATATAATAATCCTGGCCTGGGTAACCCGCCAGAAGGTGTTGTGGTAGACTATGGGAATAAACGCATTCAGGTGCTCCGGTTGATATCTTTTTATGGTAGAGTAAATTATCAATACCAAAATAAATACCTTTTACAGGCTTCTTTACGACAGGACGGTTCGTCAGCTTTCGGTATTAACAATAGGTGGGGCCTTTTTCCTGCTTTTTCCGCTGGTTGGCTCATTAATAGAGAATCGTTTATGCAGGATATAGATGCTATTAGCGAGCTGAAATTACGAGCCGGTTATGGTGTGTCAGGAAACTCGCTCGGTTTTGATGCTTTTACTTCTACATTATTGTATCGTAGCTCAGGAAGGTTTTATTATAATGGCAGCTTTATAAATGCCATAGGCCCTTTTCAGAACGATAATCCCGACTTAAAATGGGAACGCACAGCAACGATTAATTTGGGACTTGATTTCGGTTTGTTCAATAATATATTGTCGGGCTCTATTGATGTGTATGATAAGCGTACTTCAGATCTGATCTGGACGTATCCGGTGTCAACTACGCAGTACTTTGTTAATACGCTTACTGCCAATGCTGGTGAAATGAGTAACCGAGGTGTCGAGTTTACCCTTGCAGCATCTCCTATAAGGAAAGCTGATTTTAGCTGGACAACTAGTGTAAATGTTTCCCATAACACCAATGAACTAGTTTCGCTGTCAAATGATAATTTTGATCTTCCACTCATTCAAACTGCTTATCTTAATGGTAGAGGGCAATCGGGTAATGCCTCGCAGCTTGTGCAGGAAGGGCGTTCACTGGGTACCTTTTATACATGGCGTTATGCAGGAAAAAATGAGGATGGTATCTCGCAGTTTTATGATCAAGAAGGAAATTTGACGATTTCACCTACGTCGAACGACTTTTATTATACCGGAAATGCACAACCTAAACTTATGTATGGTTGGAATAATGTATTTAAATACAAAAACGTTGATTTAACCTTCTTTTTACGGGGAGTGGCAGGAAACAAAATATTGAATGCAACACTTGCAGACATGAATGCACCAAATAATGCTACGCAAACGAATATTCCTACATTTAGCATAGGCGAGTCAATCGATGATAACAATGCTTATTTTATCTCTGATCGATTTATAGAAAGTGGTTCCTACCTGCGAATGGATAATGCCGTTTTGGGATATAATTTTAAAACGAAGCGGAATAATCAGGTGCGCGTTTATGCTGGAGCTAATAACTTGTTTATCATAACAAATTACCGTGGTATTGATCCGGAAATTAATATGGGAGGTATTGAACCGGGGATTGATAATCGTAATTATTACCCGAAAACACGGACTTTTATGTTGGGATTGAACCTAGTCTTTTAA
- a CDS encoding sodium/solute symporter (Members of the Solute:Sodium Symporter (SSS), TC 2.A.21 as described in tcdb.org, catalyze solute:Na+ symport. Known solutes for members of the family include sugars, amino acids, nucleosides, inositols, vitamins, urea or anions, depending on the system.), giving the protein MSGQLVTWDYLVFALYIIIVSCYGYWIYKKRRHTETENAKDFFLAEGSLTWWAIGASIIASNISAEQFIGMSGDGFFAGIAVAVYEWVGAAALILVAVFFMPIYIKNRIFTMPQFLTMRYNEQVALIMSIFWIFLYVFVNLTSILYLGALAINGLLGGFYFHEIMVVLALFAIIITLGGMKVIGYTDAIQVAVLIIGGLATTYMALLVVSENFGFGKDIYAGFKVLLNEAPDHFHLMFKKPQVDAPQDYVDKYLILPAFGMYAAGQWISNLNYWGCNQYITQRALGADLKTARTGILFASLLKILMPIIVLLPGIIAFVLYNKGLLPAMDGTNKDSAYSAILTFLPAGLKGMAVAALTAAIVASLAGKANSISTIFTLDIYKKYIHKDASERTMVKTGRWAVLIAMLLSVSFTWNDLLGISGEGGYTFVQKYSSFISPGVFATFLLGMFWKRTSGTAAIAGILTGFLASIFFNQLAVKIFGPETWLYSAFLNRDGVYEIPFFICLGWSFLTTVIVMVIISLYAPKVSKKAFILDKSMFKLEPSSIILSVTVILLLAVLYIRFW; this is encoded by the coding sequence ATGTCTGGCCAACTCGTTACTTGGGATTATCTGGTTTTTGCCCTCTATATTATTATTGTTAGTTGTTACGGTTATTGGATTTATAAAAAAAGAAGGCATACGGAGACAGAAAATGCTAAAGACTTTTTTTTAGCAGAAGGTTCCTTAACATGGTGGGCCATCGGCGCGTCTATTATAGCTTCTAACATTTCTGCTGAACAGTTTATCGGTATGAGTGGCGATGGTTTTTTTGCGGGCATTGCCGTTGCTGTATACGAATGGGTAGGAGCTGCCGCACTCATTTTGGTGGCTGTGTTTTTCATGCCAATCTATATAAAGAACCGGATATTTACCATGCCTCAGTTCTTAACTATGCGCTATAATGAACAGGTGGCGCTTATTATGTCTATTTTCTGGATATTTTTATATGTATTCGTAAACCTTACATCTATACTCTATTTGGGAGCTTTGGCTATTAACGGTTTATTAGGAGGCTTTTACTTTCATGAGATTATGGTGGTGCTGGCCTTGTTTGCCATTATAATAACATTGGGTGGTATGAAGGTAATTGGATACACGGATGCGATACAAGTCGCTGTGCTGATTATAGGGGGCTTGGCTACCACTTATATGGCGCTATTGGTAGTAAGTGAAAATTTTGGTTTCGGAAAAGATATTTATGCAGGCTTCAAGGTTTTACTCAACGAGGCACCAGATCATTTTCATCTTATGTTCAAAAAACCGCAGGTCGATGCTCCTCAAGATTATGTTGACAAATACTTGATACTACCGGCCTTTGGAATGTATGCAGCGGGGCAATGGATCAGTAATCTCAACTATTGGGGGTGTAATCAGTATATTACGCAAAGAGCGCTTGGTGCGGATTTAAAGACGGCACGTACAGGGATATTATTTGCCAGTCTATTAAAAATTTTAATGCCTATTATTGTATTATTGCCAGGAATTATTGCTTTTGTGCTGTACAATAAGGGGTTGTTACCAGCAATGGATGGGACTAACAAAGACTCGGCCTATTCAGCCATCTTAACTTTCCTGCCAGCAGGCCTAAAAGGTATGGCTGTAGCCGCATTAACCGCAGCGATTGTAGCGTCACTGGCAGGTAAAGCCAACAGTATCTCAACTATATTTACACTGGATATCTACAAGAAATACATCCATAAAGATGCGAGCGAACGTACAATGGTAAAAACTGGAAGATGGGCGGTGTTGATCGCTATGCTGCTCAGTGTTTCATTTACTTGGAACGATTTGCTTGGCATAAGTGGCGAAGGTGGTTATACCTTTGTTCAAAAATATTCCAGCTTCATTAGCCCGGGTGTATTTGCTACCTTTCTACTTGGTATGTTCTGGAAACGAACCAGCGGAACAGCTGCTATAGCGGGTATCTTAACCGGTTTCCTCGCTTCTATTTTTTTCAATCAACTAGCGGTTAAAATTTTTGGCCCCGAAACTTGGCTTTACTCGGCCTTTCTAAATCGTGATGGGGTATATGAAATTCCTTTTTTCATTTGTTTGGGCTGGTCTTTCTTAACTACGGTGATAGTCATGGTAATCATTAGTTTATATGCGCCTAAAGTAAGTAAAAAGGCATTTATCTTAGACAAATCAATGTTCAAGTTAGAACCAAGCTCTATTATATTAAGTGTTACCGTAATATTGTTGTTAGCTGTACTATATATTAGATTTTGGTAA
- a CDS encoding RagB/SusD family nutrient uptake outer membrane protein, giving the protein MNRKYILSACLVVSLTACTKLDIPIESELTPENFPDSPESFVAATGPVYTQFRERYAVDYWRLQELSTEEAIIPARDGNYDDGGQYRMLHKHNWTPDHPTVRSVWEWGFGGIQTCNRIINMFEQVEESETRNQTIGEMRAMRSLFYFFMMDLYGNVPLFTTFGSTEQPVTSSRTEVFNYIESELLSIIPDLSTETGQIIYGRPNRWTAYVLLQKLYLNAEYYTGTPRYNESVEYADKLLEESDLALVADFLSLFMPDNGPNSETILAVPYDANVAQGNQFSRFGLHTALEAKYELPFRPSIALSTVADFYALFDLDGDRRNETWLAGQQFDFGGNPILIRTTNRGLDATYNGPNPTQEIDWHLEFTPEMPLRNVATMDVGNDQLGQARGVRSVKFYPDKNTHPSTRDSNNDVPVFRLADVYLMKAEAILRGASASTARGELQTADVLVNKIRERVGAPLVKGIILDELLEERGREFAWEAWRRNDLIRFGKFEGSWAFNEGEQPPNYRIYPVPTSEMRLNTNLVQNPGY; this is encoded by the coding sequence ATGAATAGAAAATATATATTGTCAGCCTGTTTAGTCGTTTCGCTAACAGCTTGTACCAAGCTAGATATACCTATTGAATCTGAACTCACACCAGAAAATTTTCCAGATTCGCCAGAGTCTTTTGTTGCGGCTACAGGTCCGGTGTACACACAGTTTAGAGAACGTTATGCGGTAGACTACTGGCGTCTACAGGAGTTGTCTACCGAAGAAGCTATCATCCCTGCCCGTGATGGAAATTACGATGACGGTGGCCAGTACCGAATGCTACATAAACACAATTGGACTCCCGATCATCCTACTGTTCGTTCGGTGTGGGAATGGGGCTTTGGTGGTATACAAACCTGCAATCGCATTATTAACATGTTTGAACAGGTAGAGGAAAGTGAAACGAGAAACCAGACTATCGGGGAGATGCGTGCTATGCGGTCGTTATTCTACTTTTTTATGATGGACCTTTACGGAAATGTTCCGTTGTTTACTACTTTCGGTAGCACCGAACAGCCGGTTACTTCATCACGTACTGAGGTGTTTAACTACATAGAATCGGAATTATTGAGCATTATCCCTGATTTATCGACGGAGACAGGACAGATCATTTATGGCAGACCTAATCGTTGGACAGCTTATGTCTTATTGCAAAAATTGTATCTGAATGCCGAGTATTATACCGGGACTCCCCGATATAACGAATCGGTTGAATATGCGGATAAATTGCTTGAGGAATCTGACCTTGCATTGGTAGCAGATTTTCTCAGTTTGTTTATGCCAGATAACGGGCCAAATAGTGAAACTATATTGGCAGTCCCTTACGATGCCAATGTTGCACAGGGAAACCAATTTTCGCGATTTGGGTTGCATACCGCGTTAGAAGCGAAGTACGAGTTGCCCTTCCGGCCTAGTATTGCATTGAGTACCGTCGCTGATTTCTATGCCCTATTTGACCTTGACGGTGACAGAAGAAACGAAACATGGCTAGCTGGACAGCAATTTGACTTTGGAGGTAATCCTATTTTGATCAGAACGACTAATAGAGGTTTGGATGCCACATACAACGGTCCCAATCCCACGCAGGAAATTGATTGGCACTTGGAGTTTACTCCTGAAATGCCACTGAGAAATGTGGCAACTATGGATGTGGGTAATGACCAATTGGGACAGGCTCGGGGTGTGCGCTCCGTTAAGTTCTATCCAGATAAAAATACGCATCCAAGTACTAGAGATTCAAATAATGATGTGCCGGTATTTCGTTTAGCAGACGTATATCTCATGAAGGCGGAAGCTATTCTTCGCGGTGCCTCTGCTAGTACCGCTAGAGGAGAATTGCAAACGGCAGATGTGTTGGTAAATAAAATACGTGAAAGGGTGGGAGCTCCTTTGGTAAAAGGTATTATACTAGATGAATTATTAGAGGAACGTGGAAGGGAGTTCGCTTGGGAAGCATGGAGAAGAAACGATCTGATACGTTTTGGAAAATTTGAAGGTTCCTGGGCTTTCAATGAAGGAGAACAGCCTCCTAACTATCGTATTTATCCAGTACCAACATCAGAGATGCGTTTAAACACTAATTTAGTGCAGAACCCTGGATACTGA
- a CDS encoding sigma-70 family RNA polymerase sigma factor — MQSLVDHLKQGNLEAFNAIYAEYHQRLYFFIKKKTHSVFLAEEVVQLTFIKLWNCKTILRSHIDISVQLFHMAKQVLIDQLRKEQVRSKYEGDSAETPFTDNLIRMIEAKDLMRIFDEELSDMPAMRKLIFTLSREKGMSHKEISEMMGVSIKTVEAHITKVLSRLRQYMYSVLF; from the coding sequence ATGCAATCATTAGTTGACCATCTTAAACAAGGGAATTTGGAAGCATTTAATGCTATCTATGCCGAGTATCATCAAAGACTCTACTTCTTCATTAAGAAAAAAACGCATTCGGTGTTTTTAGCCGAGGAGGTTGTACAACTCACTTTTATTAAATTGTGGAACTGTAAAACGATACTGAGAAGCCATATCGATATCTCTGTGCAACTTTTTCATATGGCTAAGCAAGTACTTATTGATCAACTGCGAAAAGAACAAGTCAGAAGCAAATACGAGGGAGATAGTGCTGAAACGCCATTTACCGATAATCTCATTCGAATGATCGAAGCAAAAGATCTGATGCGGATTTTTGATGAAGAACTTTCAGATATGCCTGCAATGCGTAAACTGATCTTTACCTTAAGTAGAGAAAAAGGTATGAGCCATAAAGAAATCTCTGAGATGATGGGGGTCTCAATTAAAACAGTGGAAGCGCATATTACTAAAGTGCTGAGTCGCCTAAGACAATATATGTATTCCGTTTTGTTTTAA
- a CDS encoding sensor histidine kinase produces the protein MLSTGNILIVSVFISILIVTLLVIVVILFNRLKIARQEKDVSEKKYLELEKENSINDDLLKYKLNPHLFRNALNAIQSHAYQSYYALDKLSNVLDYILYESDVKYVALTDEVAFAQSLIEINRLKTSPLFNLHVKNKISKEKVIYEQQLIAPLITINPIENAFKHVDLQRESAFISIVFDVIDGWFQLSVANSVEENVTTTNTKGGVGNLAFNKRLETVYGKNYRYNESVGNGIYTIRLEIKLLEKYA, from the coding sequence TTGTTAAGCACGGGAAATATTTTGATCGTCAGTGTATTTATTAGTATATTGATAGTTACTCTCCTAGTAATTGTTGTTATACTTTTCAACCGTTTAAAGATAGCTAGGCAAGAAAAAGATGTCTCGGAAAAAAAATACTTGGAGCTCGAAAAGGAAAACAGTATAAATGATGATCTGTTGAAATACAAATTAAACCCACATTTGTTTAGAAATGCCTTGAACGCTATTCAGTCCCATGCGTACCAAAGTTATTATGCATTAGATAAGTTGTCTAATGTGCTGGATTACATTCTTTATGAATCTGATGTGAAGTATGTAGCATTAACAGACGAAGTGGCTTTTGCGCAAAGCTTGATCGAAATCAATCGCTTAAAAACAAGCCCGCTATTTAATCTCCACGTGAAAAATAAAATAAGTAAGGAGAAAGTGATATACGAGCAACAACTCATTGCACCTCTGATTACTATAAACCCCATAGAAAATGCTTTTAAACACGTCGACTTACAACGGGAAAGCGCCTTTATTTCGATTGTATTTGATGTGATAGATGGCTGGTTCCAACTTTCTGTGGCCAATAGTGTAGAAGAAAACGTAACAACAACCAATACGAAAGGTGGTGTGGGAAATCTCGCATTTAACAAGCGATTGGAGACAGTATACGGTAAAAATTACCGTTATAATGAATCCGTAGGAAATGGGATTTATACAATCCGTTTAGAAATAAAACTACTGGAAAAATATGCTTAA